A window of Sagittula sp. P11 genomic DNA:
TTATCAAAATTGGTAGCGAAGGTTGAAGGTGGCGGAGCCGGGGGCTGTCCGGTCCTTACCTTCGGCATCCGCAAGAGCCTCTATCGGGAGAACGAATAAAGATGACAGCAGGCGACGATCTCTTGAAAGAATTGGCCGGGCGCAAATTCCAAACCATTCTTGCAGACCCACCGTGGCAGTTTCAAAACCGCACTGGAAAGATGGCCCCAGAGCACAAACGGCTAGCACGTTATCCCACCATGACGCTTGACGATATTTGCGACTTGCCAGTTGAAGCGGTGGCAGGTGATCCAGCGCATTTGTATTTGTGGGTTCCAAATGCGCTTCTGCCTGAAGGTTTGAAGGTCATGGAGCACTGGGGCTTCAAATATAAGTCTAACCTTATCTGGTACAAAATCCGAAAGGATGGTGGTCCAGACCGGCGAGGGGTTGGCTTCTATTTCAGGAATGTAACTGAAGTTCTGCTGTTCGGTACGCGCGGAAAAAACGCGCGTACGTTGCAACCGGGGAGATCACAAGAGAACATCATTTCGGCTCAAAAACGGGAGCACAGCCGAAAGCCGGATGAACAATATGATTTGATCGAGCGGTGCAGTTTTGGCGAGCGGCTGGAGTTGTTCGCGCGCGGTCCTCGTGCCGGCTGGACTGTTTGGGGCAATCAATCTGACGAGTACGCTCCGACATGGGCTACATACGCCAACCACTCACAGTCCAAGGTTATTCCCCTTTCGAAGCGGGCAAATAAGGCCTCCTGAAAGAGGTTGCAAAGTCGCCGTCCCATTCCCCGGTAAGCCCGTCTTTACCCATCTGCCTTAGGCAGGGGGAAAGGAGGCGTCATGCAGCAGTCTTTTCCCATCGCCGGCGATCCGCCGCAGGAGATACTCGACCAGCTTGTCGCCCTGCATGGCGCTGGGCAAAGCCTTGTGGTCGCGGAGGAGACGGGCAAGCTGTTGCAGGCCTTCCCGGCGTCTTACGTGCTCTGGCAGATCTATGGCGGCGTTCTGCTGGCGCTGGGCCTGTTCGCGGAGGCGGAGAAGGCGCTGGGGCAGGCGGCGGCGCTCAGGCCCGACCTGTCGGAGGCGCTGTCCAACCACTCTGTCGCGCTGCGCGCGGTCGAGCGGATCGACGAGGCGGAGGTGCGGGCGCGGGGCGCGCTGGCGCTTGCGCCCGAGGCGACGCGGGCCATGGTGGAACTGGCGGCGGTGCTGCTCTACCGCGGCGAGATGGCGGAGGTGCAGGCGCTCTGCGAGCAGGTGCTGCGGCAGGAACCGGACAACGCCGCGGCGATGAACAACCTCGGGGTGGCGTTGCAGGCGCAGGGGCAGGCGAAGGCGGCGCGCACCGCCTTCCGCAAGGCGGTCCGGGCGGCGCCGCGGTTCGCGGAGGCGCACAGGAACCTCGCGGCGGCCAAGACCTGGACGGCGGAGGATGCGCAGCTCAGGCAGATGCGGGCGATTGCCGACGACCCGCTGACCCCGCCGCCCGAACGGATGCGGATCTGCGCGGCGCTTTTCACCGCCTATGACCGGCTGGGCAAGGAGGCGCAGGCCTGGCGCTGCCTGTCGGAGGCCAACGCCCTGCGCAAGGCCCGGCAGGGTTACGGGATCGCGCAGGACCGGGCGCTGTTCGCGCGGCTGCGCGAGGTCTTCGGCGGCCTCGACCCGCTGGAGGCGGAGGCGGGCGCGGTGGTGCCGGTCTTCATCCTCGGGATGCCCCGGTCGGGGACGACGCTTGCGGAACAGATCGTCTCTGCCCATCCGGAGGTGACGGGCGCGGGCGAGCTGGGCGTGGTGAACGCGCTGGCGCAGCCCTTCCTGTCGGGCGCGGCGGCGCCGGACGCGGCGGCGCTGGCGGCCTTCCGCGAGAGTTACCTGCAGAGCGTTGGGCTGCGGGCGGAGGGGCGGCGCTTCGTCACCGACAAGATGCCCCACAACTTCCGCTACATCGGCCTGATCGCCGCCGCCCTGCCGGAGGCGCGGATCGTCCATGTCACCCGCCGGCCGGAGGCCGTGTGCTGGTCCAACCTCGCGCATTACTTCGTGTCGGAGGGGCTGGGCTATGCCAACGATCCGGACGACGTGGCGGCCTACCACGGGCTTTACCGCGAGTTGATGGCCTTCTGGGGGGCGCGCTGGCCGGGACGCATCCGGCGGCTGGACTACGAGGCGCTGGTCAAAGCGCCGGAGGCGGAGACGCGCGCGCTGATCGCGGACCTCGGGCTGGCGTGGGACGCCGCCTGCCTGCGCCCCGACCTGAACCGGCGGGCGGTGCAGACCGCCTCCACCGCGCAGGTGCGACGGCGGGTCTATACCGGCAGTTCCCGGTCGTGGCGGCGCTACGAACCGTACCTCGACGGTGCATTTCACCACCTGCAGGAGATCGCGGATTCTTGAAACCGCGGCGCATCTGACGCATGATAGGCGTCAGAGCAGTCCCGGGAGAGATGGCACAGCCACACCCGGCCGTTAGGACAGGTGGAATGACAAGGATCTTGCTGGGCACGATGCTGTGCCTGACGCTGGCCGCATGTGGCGGTGGCCGGAGCGACAACCGGAACAAGGGCTACAACACGACGGTGGCCCCGGCCTTCGCCGCGGGGCAGGTGGCACGGGCGTGCATGTCCTCTGGACGCAAGGCCGCCAACGTGCAGCTGTGCGGCTGCGTGCAGGCGGTGGCCGACCGCGATCTCAGGGGCGGCGACCAGAGCATGGCCGCCAGCTTCTTTTCCGACCCGCACCGCGCGCAGGAAATACGCCAGTCGGACAACCCGCATCACGAAGAATTCTGGAAGCGCTACAAGGTCTTCGCGGAACGGGCAGAGCAGACCTGCACCGGCCTCTGAAGCTGGGCGCGGCCTGGCTTTCGGCCGGGCGGTGGGGATTGTTGGGGCCTGTGCGCGCGGGCCTTCACCTTGGAGGCTGGCCGCGCTTCGCCTCGGCGCGATGGCCGGGGTGCGGTGGCGAGATCGGGCATGCGAGCACGCGGCGTGATAGCCCGCGCCGCGACACAGGTGGACCGAAACCCCGATATATCCGGACATTTGACACCTTACGCGCGCGCCGCAGGCGCGCGCGGGTCGTCGCGCGTCAGCGCGGCGAAACCTGCTCGGGGCGGGGACGGGCGACCTCCACGATCCGCGTCACGAGGCAGTCGAGGCTGTCCGTCCAGGCCACGTCGTCCGGCAGCAGCGGTGCCGCCAGGGAGAGTTCCGTGCAGGCGATCAGGATGTGGTCGGCGCGCGGCAGAAGCTGCTCTGCAGCCCTTGTCAGCGCCGGGGCGATGTCCGTGGCCGAGGCGCCGCCCTTGACCGCGCGGATCATCTCCAGCACCGGGCCGTCGTCCTCGGGCGCCACGTAGGGCTGGCGGAGGTAGCTGTCGAAGATCCCGGTCAGCCGGGTCGCGGGGGAGGCGAGGATGCCGATCCGGCCCTTGCCCTCCAGCGCCTTCGCGGTCTCCGAGAGCATGTCGAGGAAGGGCAGGGTGCAGGCGGCGCGGATGCCGTCGGCATAGGCATGGGCGGTGTTGCAGGGCATGGCCAGGGCGTCCGCCCCGGCGGCCTGCAGGTCGCGCGCCATGGCCTGCAGTGCGGGCAGGGGCGAGGGGCCGGTGCCTTCGATCAGCGCGGCGATGCGCGAGGGCACGGCGGGGTTCTGGTGGACGATCAGAGGTACATGATCGGCGTCGTCACGGGCCGGAACCGCGTCGAGCACCTTCTGCATCAGAAGGATCGTCGCCTGCGGCCCCATGCCGCCGAGGATGCCGACCGTCGTCATGCCGGGCGGCGGAAGACTTTTCGACGAAAAGTCTTGGTGCTGGATGATTTTTCGAGAAAAATCATCGGGGCCGCCGGGTGGGTCATGCGCGCGCTGCCTTCTCGAAGCAATGGGTGTAGCCGGTCAGGCCGATGGCGCCGCCGGTGTGCAGGAAGACCACGCGTTCGCCTGCCTTGAAGTGGCCCTTGCGGATCAGGTCGATCAGGCCCGCCGCGCCCTTGGCGGAATAGACCGGATCGAGCAGGATGCCCTCGGTCTTCGCGAAGATGTCGATGGCCTCGAGCGTGCTTTCGGCGGGCAGGCCGTAGCCGTCGCCGATGTAGTCGCAGTTCGCCACCACGTCCTCGCGGCCGACCACGCCTGCGCAGCCCAGCTTCTCGGCGGTGGCGCAGGCGAGCTTGTAGACGTTGCTTTCCTGCGTGTCCTGCGGGGCGCGCACGCCGATGCCCAGCACCGGGATGCCCGCGTTCAGCGCCTTCAGCCCGGTGACCAGCCCGGCCTGCGTCCCGGCAGAGCCCGTGGCGTGCACGATGTGGTCGACGGCAAGGTGCGCCTCCGTCACCTGCGCGAGGAGTTCGAGCGCGCAGTTCACGTAGCCCAGCGCGCCGGTGGGGTTCGAGCCACCGCCGGGGATGGTGTAGACCTTTGCGCCGCCGGCGCGGCGGTTTTCGGCCACCTTCTCCATCTCGGCGTTCATGTCGCCGCCCGCCGGGCGGTGTTCGATGCTGGCGCCGTGCAGCACGTCGAGGAGGACGTTGCCGTTGTGGCGGTAGTTCTCGTGGGTGTAGCCGGTGCGGTCCTCCAGCAGGAGGTGGCAGCCGAGGCCCAGCCGGGCCGCAGCAGCCGCCGTCTGGCGGGCGTGGTTCGACTGCGTCGCGCCCTGGGTCATCACCATCTCGGCGCCTTCCTGCACCGCCTCCGCCATCAGGAATTCCAGCTTGCGGGTCTTGTTGCCGCCGGTCGAGAGGCCGGTGCAGTCGTCACGCTTGATCCAGAGTTCCGGCCCGCCCAGCAGTGCCGAGAGTCTTGGCATGGGTTCCAGCGGCGTGGGCAGGTGGGCGAGGCGGAGGCGCGGGAAACGGGTGAGGTTCATGGTGCGGTCTTTCGTCAGGCCCGGAGGGCGGTGGTCGGGGGAACGGCGGTCAGGCGCGCCTCGGCCGAGAGCGCGTGTCCGGTCATGCCTTCGGCGCGGGAGATCACGCTGGTGGCACGGGCGAGGGCGGGCAGCGCCGCGTCGGTGGCGCGCTGCCATGTCACCGTCTTGAGGAACTTGTGGACAGAGAGCCCGCCGGTGTAGCGCGCCGCGCCGGAGGTGGGCAGCACGTGGTTCGGGCCGGAGGCCTTGTCGCCGAAGGCCACCGTCGTTTCGGCCCCGAGGAAGAGCGAGCCGTAGGCGGTAAGCCGCCCCTGCCACCAGTCGAGCGCGGTGGTGTGCAGGTGCAGGTGTTCGGGGGCTGTGCGGTCGGCTTCCTCGGCCATCTCCTCGCGGCTGTCGCAGAGGATGATTTCGCCCATGGCGTCCCAGGCGGCGCGGGCCGTGTCGGCGTTGGTGCCGCCGAGGCGGGCGCAAGTGTCCGGCATCAGGTCGCGCACGCGGCGGGCCAGCGGTTCGTGATCGGTGATCAGCCAGCAGGGCGAGGTCGGCCCGTGTTCCGCCTGACCGGCGAGGTCCAGCGCCACGAGGCCCGCGTCGGCGGTGGCGTCGGCGAGGATCATCAGGTCGGTGGGGCCGGCGAGGGTGTCGATGCCGGTCGGACCGAAGAGTTGGCGCTTGGCCTCCGCCACGTAGGCGTTGCCCGGCCCGGCGAGGATCGCGGCGGCGGGCGTGCCGAAGAGGCCGAAGGCCATGGCGGCGATGCCCTGCACCCCGCCCAGCGTCAGGATCGTGTCGGCCCCGGCGAGGTCCATGGCGTAGAGCGTGGCGGCGTCGATGCCGTGGGCGTCGCGCGGCGGGGCCACGGCGGTCACATGCGGCACGCCCGCGGCCTTCGCGGTGGCGATGGTCATCAGGGCGGAGGCGATATGCGCATACCGCCCGCCCGGCACGTAGCAGCCCGCCGCCGAGACGGGGATCGAGCGTTGCCCGGCGATCAGGCCGGGGCGCAGCTCGGTCTCGAAGTCGTGGAGCGATGCGCGCTGCGCCTGTGCGAAGGCGGCGATGTTGGCATGGGCGTAGGCCAGCGCCTCCTTCAGCTCGGACGGAACGCGCGCGGCGGCGGCCTCGATGGCGGCTCGCGGGGTGACGATCGGGCCGGTCCAGCCGTCGAGGCGCCGGGCATAGTCGCGGGCGGCGTCGTCGCCGCCGGTGCGCAGCCGGGCGAGCATGATCCCGACGGTGTCGCGGGTGTCGCCCGTTGCGGCAGGGGGCAGGCCGGGGGCGGATTTGATCATTCGGGGCATCGAAGGGTCCTTGACGGGCGGGATGACAGAATTGTTGATGAAGGTGCATATTCGTGTTTTTCGAATATGCGGATGTTCAGGAGGCGCCGATGCTGACCAAGGGTGTGACCCTGCGCGGGCTCGAGGTGTTCGAGGCGCTGGCCGAGAGCGGATCGGTCGCGCGCACCGCGGAACTGACCGGGCTGAGCCAGCCCGCGGTCAGCCAGCAGATGCGCAACCTCGAGACGGCGCTGGGCGTGGAGCTTGTCGACCATGGCCGCCGGCCGATGATGCTGACGCCCGCGGGCCGCGCCTTCCTCAGCCGGGCGAAGGCGGTCCTGCGCGAGTTGCGGCTGGCGCAGAGCGAGCTGACGGTGATGGATCTCGCGCATCTGGCGGTGCTGAACCTCGGGGTGATCGACGATTTCGACAACGACCTGACGCCGCGGCTGGTGACGATGCTGGCGGAGAGCATGACGCGCTGCCGGTTCAAGCTGATCACCGCGCCGAGCCACGAGATCTCGGAGGAGATCCGCGCCCGCCGCCTGCACCTTGCCATCGCCGCGTCTAGCGGGGAGGTCATGCCCGGCGTGGTCGAATACCCGCTGGTGCGCGATCCCTATATCTTTGTCTGCGCGCGCGGGGCCGTGCAGGCGGCTGGCAGCATCGAGGCGCTGATGCACGGCGCGCCGCTTCTGCGCTACGACCGGGCGCAGGTGGTCGGACGGCAGATCGAGGCGCATCTGGCCCGGCAGAAGCTGACCTTTCCCGAACGCTTCGAGATCGGCGCCCACCTGTCGCTGATGACGCTGGTGGCGCGCGGCGTGGGCTGGGCCCTGACGACCTCGCTCCAGTACATGCGGGCGGGGCGGATGCACGACCGGATGGAGGTGCATCCGTTGCCGTTCAGCCCCTTTGCGCGGACGATCTCGCTTTATGCCGGGTCGGACTGGACCGACGAGGTGCCGCGCGACGTGGCGCGCACGATGCGGATGCTGGTCAGCGACATGGTCATCGGTCCGGCCTGGGCAAAGCTGCCCTGGCTCGAAGGCGATCTGAAGATACTGGACGGCTAGGGACCTGCGCATGGTGTACAGGTTGTCGCACCTGTGCGCGCTGTCCAGAGGGCCGCGCGCTCATTTGCGAACGTCATCCCGCATATTCGGATTTCCCGAATATAGCGTTCTGCGGACCGGGGCCCGGGGGCGTCGCCGATGCTTCGGTGGGCCGCCGGGAAACCGTGCCGCCGCCGGAACGGGGGGACGATGCCTGCCGGTGCCGCCGGAGAGTCGGTCCCGTGGCGCGGAGATTCTCCGCGCCCGCTTCAGGACACGGCGGAGAGGAACGCCCGGACGGAGGCCTCGAACCCGCGCGGGTCGTCGGCGTGCAGCCAGTGGCCCGCTTGCGGCATCTTGGCAAAGCGCGCCTTTGGGAACAGGCGGCGGATGGTGTCGCGGTGTTCGGGCAGCACGTAATCCGACTGTCCGCCGGACAGGAACAGCGTCGGGCCGGTGTATTCCCCGTCGATCTCCGGGAAGCCGAGGATCTTCGCCATCTCCGCCTCGAGCGCGTCGAGGTTGTACTTCCATTTCTTCGCCTTCACGTCGAGCGACTGGGTGAAGAAGCTTTGCAGCGCCTTGTCCTCGACGTGTTCCGCCAGTTGCGCCACGGCGTCCGAGCGGCGCTCCACCTGTGCGAGGTCGACCTCGCGCATGGCGTCGATGAATTGCTGCTGGCTGTGGCCGTAGGCGACCGGCGCGATGTCGGCCACGAGGAGCGAGGCGACCTTATCCGGGTGCATCAGCGCCAGCGTCATCGCCGCCTTGCCGCCCATGGAGTGGCCCACCACATGCGCGCGGCCGCCGTGGGCGTCGATCAGTTCGGCCAGATCGGCGGCTAGGTCGGGGTAGCCGTGGCTGTCCGATTGCGGGCTGTCGCCGTGGTTGCGCATGTCGGGGGTGAGGACGAAGTGTTCCTCGGCCAGCCGCCGGGCGATCACGCCCCAGTTGCGGCCCGATCCGAACAGCCCGTGCACGATCACCAGCGGCGTGCCCTGCGGCGTCCCGTATGTCAGCGTGTTCAACATGCCGCCTAGATAGGACGCGGCCGGGACGAGGGCCAGAGCAATTGTCGACGGACCGGGAACGCTGTGGTCACGGGTCTGCAATTGAGGCGGAAATGCGGCGGCGGGTAGTGTCCGTGCATGCAGGTGGAACGGGACATGGCGCGCCGCGTGGCGCGGGTCGAGCGGCTTCTGGCGCGCAGGATGGGGCTCAAGCGCGGTTCCCTTGCGTTGCGGGTGAAGCGTGCCCGGGGTGCC
This region includes:
- a CDS encoding aspartate/glutamate racemase family protein, whose amino-acid sequence is MTTVGILGGMGPQATILLMQKVLDAVPARDDADHVPLIVHQNPAVPSRIAALIEGTGPSPLPALQAMARDLQAAGADALAMPCNTAHAYADGIRAACTLPFLDMLSETAKALEGKGRIGILASPATRLTGIFDSYLRQPYVAPEDDGPVLEMIRAVKGGASATDIAPALTRAAEQLLPRADHILIACTELSLAAPLLPDDVAWTDSLDCLVTRIVEVARPRPEQVSPR
- a CDS encoding MT-A70 family methyltransferase, translated to MTAGDDLLKELAGRKFQTILADPPWQFQNRTGKMAPEHKRLARYPTMTLDDICDLPVEAVAGDPAHLYLWVPNALLPEGLKVMEHWGFKYKSNLIWYKIRKDGGPDRRGVGFYFRNVTEVLLFGTRGKNARTLQPGRSQENIISAQKREHSRKPDEQYDLIERCSFGERLELFARGPRAGWTVWGNQSDEYAPTWATYANHSQSKVIPLSKRANKAS
- a CDS encoding sulfotransferase, which gives rise to MQQSFPIAGDPPQEILDQLVALHGAGQSLVVAEETGKLLQAFPASYVLWQIYGGVLLALGLFAEAEKALGQAAALRPDLSEALSNHSVALRAVERIDEAEVRARGALALAPEATRAMVELAAVLLYRGEMAEVQALCEQVLRQEPDNAAAMNNLGVALQAQGQAKAARTAFRKAVRAAPRFAEAHRNLAAAKTWTAEDAQLRQMRAIADDPLTPPPERMRICAALFTAYDRLGKEAQAWRCLSEANALRKARQGYGIAQDRALFARLREVFGGLDPLEAEAGAVVPVFILGMPRSGTTLAEQIVSAHPEVTGAGELGVVNALAQPFLSGAAAPDAAALAAFRESYLQSVGLRAEGRRFVTDKMPHNFRYIGLIAAALPEARIVHVTRRPEAVCWSNLAHYFVSEGLGYANDPDDVAAYHGLYRELMAFWGARWPGRIRRLDYEALVKAPEAETRALIADLGLAWDAACLRPDLNRRAVQTASTAQVRRRVYTGSSRSWRRYEPYLDGAFHHLQEIADS
- a CDS encoding alpha/beta fold hydrolase yields the protein MLNTLTYGTPQGTPLVIVHGLFGSGRNWGVIARRLAEEHFVLTPDMRNHGDSPQSDSHGYPDLAADLAELIDAHGGRAHVVGHSMGGKAAMTLALMHPDKVASLLVADIAPVAYGHSQQQFIDAMREVDLAQVERRSDAVAQLAEHVEDKALQSFFTQSLDVKAKKWKYNLDALEAEMAKILGFPEIDGEYTGPTLFLSGGQSDYVLPEHRDTIRRLFPKARFAKMPQAGHWLHADDPRGFEASVRAFLSAVS
- a CDS encoding LysR family transcriptional regulator — its product is MLTKGVTLRGLEVFEALAESGSVARTAELTGLSQPAVSQQMRNLETALGVELVDHGRRPMMLTPAGRAFLSRAKAVLRELRLAQSELTVMDLAHLAVLNLGVIDDFDNDLTPRLVTMLAESMTRCRFKLITAPSHEISEEIRARRLHLAIAASSGEVMPGVVEYPLVRDPYIFVCARGAVQAAGSIEALMHGAPLLRYDRAQVVGRQIEAHLARQKLTFPERFEIGAHLSLMTLVARGVGWALTTSLQYMRAGRMHDRMEVHPLPFSPFARTISLYAGSDWTDEVPRDVARTMRMLVSDMVIGPAWAKLPWLEGDLKILDG
- a CDS encoding D-cysteine desulfhydrase encodes the protein MNLTRFPRLRLAHLPTPLEPMPRLSALLGGPELWIKRDDCTGLSTGGNKTRKLEFLMAEAVQEGAEMVMTQGATQSNHARQTAAAAARLGLGCHLLLEDRTGYTHENYRHNGNVLLDVLHGASIEHRPAGGDMNAEMEKVAENRRAGGAKVYTIPGGGSNPTGALGYVNCALELLAQVTEAHLAVDHIVHATGSAGTQAGLVTGLKALNAGIPVLGIGVRAPQDTQESNVYKLACATAEKLGCAGVVGREDVVANCDYIGDGYGLPAESTLEAIDIFAKTEGILLDPVYSAKGAAGLIDLIRKGHFKAGERVVFLHTGGAIGLTGYTHCFEKAARA
- a CDS encoding arginine transporter, producing the protein MTRILLGTMLCLTLAACGGGRSDNRNKGYNTTVAPAFAAGQVARACMSSGRKAANVQLCGCVQAVADRDLRGGDQSMAASFFSDPHRAQEIRQSDNPHHEEFWKRYKVFAERAEQTCTGL
- the hisD gene encoding histidinol dehydrogenase, producing the protein MIKSAPGLPPAATGDTRDTVGIMLARLRTGGDDAARDYARRLDGWTGPIVTPRAAIEAAAARVPSELKEALAYAHANIAAFAQAQRASLHDFETELRPGLIAGQRSIPVSAAGCYVPGGRYAHIASALMTIATAKAAGVPHVTAVAPPRDAHGIDAATLYAMDLAGADTILTLGGVQGIAAMAFGLFGTPAAAILAGPGNAYVAEAKRQLFGPTGIDTLAGPTDLMILADATADAGLVALDLAGQAEHGPTSPCWLITDHEPLARRVRDLMPDTCARLGGTNADTARAAWDAMGEIILCDSREEMAEEADRTAPEHLHLHTTALDWWQGRLTAYGSLFLGAETTVAFGDKASGPNHVLPTSGAARYTGGLSVHKFLKTVTWQRATDAALPALARATSVISRAEGMTGHALSAEARLTAVPPTTALRA